The Neobacillus sp. OS1-2 genome includes a window with the following:
- a CDS encoding long-chain fatty acid--CoA ligase: MRWELDWLENRARLSPHKNAVIDEKTSKAWTFEQLNKRANSTASWLYTRGVKKGDRVALLSPNDISYFDFMFACGKIGAIFVPLNWRLSLHEINEILADCTPIVIVIHQEFETICQQLNNLSTFLIEEASNYEAQVSYVISEEILETDPLAMIYTGGTTGKPKGVVLSHQSILWNAMNTILSWGLAEDDVTVNYMPMFHTGGLNALSIPLLMMGGTVVIGKSFVGKEAVETLNRFNCTTILLVPTMYHSLIQTAEFQNSDFPCMKIFLSGAAPCPMQIYEAFQKKGLAFKEGYGLTEAGPNNFYISPVDAQINRGSVGKPMLFNTIKLVKTDGCETEPNEVGELLIKGKHAFSFYWNQEQETKETVKDGWIHTGDLAKRDEQGFYYIVGRKKEMIITGGENVYPLEIEQWLAAHPAIDEAAVLGLPDEKWGEVVAAFITFKHTYSIQDEELRTYCQSKLGRYKIPKQFIRLEELPKTHVGKIDKEKLKEMKIQS, translated from the coding sequence GTGAGGTGGGAACTGGATTGGCTGGAAAATCGGGCACGATTATCGCCACATAAGAATGCGGTTATAGATGAAAAGACAAGTAAGGCTTGGACATTTGAACAATTGAATAAGCGGGCAAATTCGACCGCAAGCTGGCTTTATACCCGGGGGGTAAAAAAAGGTGATCGAGTTGCCCTATTATCACCAAACGATATTAGCTATTTTGACTTCATGTTTGCCTGCGGAAAAATTGGCGCCATTTTCGTTCCACTTAATTGGCGGTTATCACTGCATGAAATAAACGAGATATTGGCAGATTGTACACCGATCGTAATCGTGATTCATCAGGAGTTCGAAACTATATGCCAACAGTTAAATAACTTAAGTACGTTTTTAATAGAGGAAGCCAGCAATTACGAAGCGCAGGTCTCTTACGTAATTAGCGAGGAAATCTTAGAAACTGACCCGCTGGCGATGATTTATACTGGCGGGACCACAGGGAAACCAAAGGGTGTGGTCTTAAGCCATCAATCCATTCTCTGGAATGCCATGAACACTATCCTAAGCTGGGGGTTGGCAGAAGACGATGTGACGGTAAATTATATGCCTATGTTTCATACTGGTGGACTAAATGCCTTAAGCATTCCGCTTCTCATGATGGGCGGGACAGTCGTCATAGGCAAGTCATTTGTAGGAAAAGAAGCAGTGGAAACCTTGAATCGGTTTAACTGTACCACGATTCTCCTGGTCCCCACCATGTATCATTCGCTGATTCAAACAGCTGAATTTCAGAATAGCGACTTTCCTTGTATGAAAATTTTTTTATCAGGAGCAGCACCATGCCCGATGCAAATTTACGAGGCATTTCAGAAAAAAGGGTTAGCTTTTAAGGAAGGGTACGGCCTAACGGAAGCGGGGCCAAATAATTTTTATATTAGTCCTGTGGATGCACAAATAAACCGTGGATCTGTCGGCAAACCGATGCTGTTTAATACAATTAAATTAGTAAAAACAGATGGCTGTGAAACGGAGCCCAATGAGGTCGGGGAGCTTTTAATAAAAGGGAAGCATGCCTTTTCGTTTTATTGGAATCAAGAACAGGAAACAAAGGAAACGGTTAAGGATGGCTGGATTCATACAGGGGATTTAGCGAAAAGGGATGAACAGGGCTTTTATTACATTGTCGGCCGAAAAAAAGAGATGATTATTACGGGTGGTGAAAATGTCTATCCACTTGAAATAGAGCAGTGGCTGGCAGCCCACCCGGCGATTGACGAAGCGGCTGTTCTAGGGCTTCCAGATGAGAAATGGGGTGAAGTGGTTGCCGCATTCATAACCTTTAAGCATACCTACAGCATCCAAGATGAGGAATTACGAACCTATT
- the fabG gene encoding 3-oxoacyl-ACP reductase FabG, protein MKLRDKVAIITGAAAGIGFAAAEVFAREGAKVAMADFNVEQGEARARELQHKGYEVTFFQVNVADRGSVDHMVEKVRAAFGKIDILINNAGITRDAMLSKLSVEDFQQVLDVNLTGVFHCTQAVLPAMIENGGGRIINTSSVSGVHGNVGQTNYAATKAGVVGMTKTWAKELGRKGINVNAVAPGFIETGMTAKVPEKVLAQMLQMVPLARLGKAEDIANAYLFLASDESNYVNGTVLHVDGGIMM, encoded by the coding sequence ATGAAATTAAGAGATAAAGTAGCGATCATAACAGGGGCGGCGGCTGGAATTGGCTTTGCTGCTGCAGAGGTCTTTGCCCGAGAAGGCGCGAAGGTGGCAATGGCCGATTTTAATGTGGAGCAAGGGGAAGCACGAGCTCGTGAGCTGCAGCATAAAGGCTATGAAGTGACCTTTTTTCAAGTAAATGTAGCGGACCGCGGGAGTGTGGATCATATGGTAGAAAAGGTTCGGGCAGCATTTGGAAAAATTGATATCTTGATTAATAACGCAGGGATCACAAGAGATGCGATGTTGTCTAAGTTGTCGGTTGAAGATTTCCAACAGGTACTTGATGTCAATCTAACAGGCGTCTTTCATTGTACACAAGCAGTATTGCCGGCGATGATTGAAAACGGGGGCGGTCGAATTATTAATACATCTTCTGTCTCTGGAGTCCATGGAAACGTCGGGCAAACGAATTATGCGGCTACAAAAGCCGGTGTTGTCGGAATGACGAAAACATGGGCGAAGGAACTTGGGCGAAAAGGAATTAATGTCAATGCAGTAGCTCCGGGTTTTATCGAAACAGGAATGACAGCAAAGGTACCGGAAAAAGTTTTGGCACAAATGCTGCAGATGGTGCCGCTGGCTCGCTTAGGAAAGGCCGAGGATATCGCAAATGCCTATCTCTTCTTGGCATCAGATGAATCAAATTATGTAAATGGCACTGTGCTGCATGTGGATGGCGGGATTATGATGTAA
- a CDS encoding alpha/beta fold hydrolase gives MGKISMKEVLLPNGETLAYREREGGEVKVLLIHGNMTSSKHWDLVLDNMDAKYKLYAVDLRGFGGSSYNNLVMSMKDFSDDVKQFVDEIDLRDFAFVGWSTGGAVAMQFVVDYPGYCNKLVLLASESTRGYPFDGKINEQDVPRRFSLHEEIKQDLIRTIPVQTAYDTNNAELLKLIWNSVIYTQNQPAPELYDEYVQDMRTQRNLAEVHHANNIFNISHHHNGLVEGNGKVDLIDVPVLVLQGDRDMVIAKAMTQELVEDLGDKAVYIELKDCGHSPLVDDLPQLLKAMAQFLEE, from the coding sequence ATGGGTAAGATTTCTATGAAAGAAGTGCTTCTGCCGAATGGAGAAACATTGGCTTACAGGGAGAGAGAAGGCGGCGAGGTAAAGGTATTGTTAATCCATGGGAATATGACGTCATCAAAGCATTGGGATCTCGTCCTTGATAACATGGATGCAAAGTATAAGCTTTATGCGGTGGATTTGCGCGGCTTTGGCGGCTCTAGCTATAACAATCTAGTCATGTCGATGAAAGATTTTTCAGATGATGTCAAGCAATTTGTTGACGAGATTGACTTGAGGGATTTTGCGTTTGTTGGCTGGTCAACGGGTGGTGCAGTTGCCATGCAATTTGTCGTTGATTACCCGGGCTATTGTAATAAATTGGTTTTATTAGCGTCAGAATCGACTCGTGGCTATCCATTCGATGGAAAAATAAATGAACAGGATGTGCCGAGGCGATTTTCCCTGCATGAAGAGATTAAACAGGATTTGATTCGGACGATACCTGTGCAAACTGCCTACGACACGAATAATGCGGAGTTATTAAAACTGATTTGGAATTCAGTTATTTATACCCAAAATCAACCCGCTCCGGAACTTTATGATGAGTATGTGCAAGACATGAGAACACAAAGGAATTTGGCTGAAGTTCATCACGCAAATAATATCTTTAATATTAGCCATCATCATAACGGACTCGTTGAAGGTAACGGGAAAGTAGATTTAATTGATGTTCCTGTGCTTGTGCTGCAAGGGGATCGCGATATGGTGATTGCAAAAGCGATGACGCAAGAACTTGTGGAGGACTTAGGTGATAAAGCTGTTTATATCGAATTAAAAGATTGTGGACATTCACCGTTAGTAGATGATCTCCCGCAATTATTAAAAGCGATGGCACAATTTTTGGAGGAGTAA
- a CDS encoding 3-oxoacyl-ACP synthase — translation MQIGIVSTGTYLPEEFMSGKEIAERAGLPAQVVEEKMGIKKKYIPGSGDHTCEMGIIAAKQAIAKAGIDPMEIDLVIYIGEEHKEYPLWTAGIKLQEEVGALNAWAFDVALRCGTTIMALKVAKSLMIADPSINTVLLAGGYRNGDYIDYENPRTRFMFNLGAGGGAILLRKGHNENLLLETDLITDGSFSEDVVVVAGGTKNPITKEAIDQRLNKLDVLDPEGMKQRLEQKSMNHFLKVIRESLRKSGYREADLSYLAILHMKKTAHEYVLKELGLTEEQSIYLEDYGHIGQIDQILSLELGLQEGKIKDGDVVVLVSAGIGYAWGATTIKWGKGDGNG, via the coding sequence ATGCAAATTGGAATAGTAAGCACCGGAACATATCTTCCGGAGGAATTTATGAGCGGAAAAGAGATTGCGGAACGAGCAGGTCTCCCCGCCCAGGTGGTCGAAGAGAAAATGGGAATCAAGAAAAAATATATCCCAGGGTCTGGCGACCATACGTGTGAAATGGGGATTATCGCCGCCAAACAAGCAATTGCAAAGGCTGGTATAGATCCAATGGAGATTGACCTGGTGATTTATATTGGCGAAGAACATAAGGAATACCCACTTTGGACGGCTGGAATTAAGCTGCAGGAAGAAGTGGGGGCGTTAAATGCCTGGGCATTTGATGTGGCGTTAAGATGCGGGACGACCATTATGGCTTTGAAAGTGGCGAAAAGTTTGATGATCGCGGACCCTTCTATAAACACCGTCTTGCTCGCAGGCGGGTATCGCAATGGGGATTACATTGATTACGAGAATCCGAGAACCCGATTCATGTTCAACCTTGGTGCCGGGGGCGGGGCGATTCTTTTACGAAAGGGGCATAACGAAAATCTACTATTAGAAACAGACCTAATTACGGACGGTTCTTTTTCTGAGGATGTAGTGGTTGTTGCCGGCGGTACGAAAAATCCGATAACAAAAGAGGCGATTGACCAGCGCCTCAATAAGCTCGATGTCCTTGACCCAGAAGGGATGAAACAGCGCTTAGAACAAAAGTCGATGAACCACTTTTTAAAGGTTATTCGTGAATCTTTACGAAAAAGCGGCTATCGTGAAGCAGATCTCTCTTATTTGGCGATTCTTCACATGAAAAAAACGGCCCATGAATATGTTTTAAAAGAGCTAGGCTTGACCGAAGAGCAATCTATTTATCTAGAAGACTATGGGCATATCGGACAAATTGATCAGATTTTATCCCTGGAGCTTGGCTTGCAGGAAGGGAAAATAAAGGATGGCGATGTTGTTGTATTAGTCAGTGCCGGCATTGGCTACGCTTGGGGCGCAACCACTATTAAATGGGGGAAGGGTGATGGAAATGGGTAA